From the Flavobacterium gyeonganense genome, the window AATAAATATCATTATGAGTATCCCATTCATTATCATTTTTGTAATTGCATTCTTTATTTTCCTATCGTCATTCTTTACAGTAAAACAACAATCCTCTGTAATTATCGAAAGATTTGGAAAATTTCAGAGTGTTAGAAATTCCGGGTTGCAACTTAAAATTCCGGTTGTTGACAGAATTGCAGGACGTGTAAATCTTAAGATTCAACAATTAGATGTTATCATTGAAACCAAAACCAAAGACAACGTTTTTATCAAAATGAAAGTTTCTGTTCAATTTAAAGTGATTCAGGAAAGCGTGTATGAAGCTTTTTATAAACTTGAATATCCGCATGATCAAATAACTTCTTATGTATTTGATGTGGTTCGTGCCGAAGTTCCAAAACTAAAATTAGATGATGTTTTTGAAAGAAAAGATGATATCGCAGTTGCTGTAAAACGTGAATTAAACGAAGCAATGTCTACTTATGGATATGATATTATCAATACTTTGGTAACTGATATTGATCCGGATATCCAGGTAAAAAATGCAATGAACAGAATTAACGCTGCCGACAGAGAAAAAACGGCTGCTGAGTTTGAAGCAGAAAGTTCAAGAATCAGAATCGTTGCAAAAGCAAAAGCTGAAGCCGAAAGTAAACGTTTACAAGGACAAGGTATTGCAGATCAGCGTCGTGAAATTGCCAGAGGATTAGTAGAAAGTGTTGAAGTTTTAAACAATGTCG encodes:
- a CDS encoding SPFH domain-containing protein, with translation MSIPFIIIFVIAFFIFLSSFFTVKQQSSVIIERFGKFQSVRNSGLQLKIPVVDRIAGRVNLKIQQLDVIIETKTKDNVFIKMKVSVQFKVIQESVYEAFYKLEYPHDQITSYVFDVVRAEVPKLKLDDVFERKDDIAVAVKRELNEAMSTYGYDIINTLVTDIDPDIQVKNAMNRINAADREKTAAEFEAESSRIRIVAKAKAEAESKRLQGQGIADQRREIARGLVESVEVLNNVGINSQEASALIVVTQHYDTLQAIGADANSNLILLPNSPQAGSDMLNNMVASFSASNQVGEMMKKHNKKVEKPKPIQPQSGYEDDIQPEIK